The DNA window accaggcaccctatctctccctcctccctggcagagcatgagctactgctgaacccatgacattatcaagcaactattcccagcccagaagtcaaaacacagaactgcaccagctacaagaaggagaaaaatgactgctacggctgaacccatgacattatccaccccttattccataccattcacgccatgcccagatctcacatttccaatacaccatcactcttaagtccacccctcgatcatgagacatctctatattgcatctctggaatgatggcctgaagtatctgggcccaccaggctcaaaatcattcaccatccccttcagcagttctacagcttgctgctggggactccatacagctgccttccacttccaatgcttccaaagcactggaggggcccagtggatcagatacttggccatactgtcccacatgccctgccactcatgactgtccagccttgggaacagtctcctggtgctcctatgtgcttgtctaaccttagacaagacccaaacctgactctgcttaacttttgggaccggggctgatgtagctgccctgcttgccagttctcccaccaccagcttctcttctcctgagttcGGATCTTCCTCCTatgccttgctgggaagtgctgcgtggtctcctgcatcctgctgggggtcggcgggcgacttccgggggacactctcagCCGTCAgggggtcgggaacggccgcaggactcacctcccccgctgcctggtcccgctgctcagctaccgccctgctccgctcctcccctgcctgctcccgctgctctgccacagccgtttggctcccggtgccgctctccctggcagcctcagctgccggcagctcctgGGGtcgctccttcctggcttcacgcagctccacgcagacggagacaaggacaaggacaaggacggcaaagagcagcgggacggcctggtacaagtccaagtccacggccacgtccatccctccctgctgccggagccccaccgtcttacaagcctccgacacaaagtacagtgaaacaaaagctttagcccaagacccatgatcgacaaacacaaacacatccaatccatacacaaagtacccggcaaaatcccgaaaccgcgagatccagagaaaaacctctaagagccaataaatcagcattgtgacaagagaccataaatccgctcagatctgttcttatctcaaacgctcgggccccacgttgggcgccaaaaatgtcgtggtttaaaccaagtcccccagctcccagagagttaggaaggagaatccaaagaatgtagcccccacggattgagataagaacggtttaattgctaaggcataacacaaaacccctactgccatttactactacaaataataatgatacagcaagcagcaagtgaaaagaatacaacactccaccagccaccgacccataactcactccaccctgcctggccgagcaccatgtgctccctcctccatttttctccagagctctacccctccagctttctctttcccagtatgcatcctgggcatcatgtgctatggtatggaatacctcattgactagcctgagtcaggtgtcctgtctctccttcctcccggactcccatcctccacctggctggaaaaaaccttgaacaaaaacaccctcaaaacatgctcaaaccatgacaatgctccatccctggcagtgttgaaggccaggttggatgaagccttgggtgatatggtttagtgtgaggtgtccctgaccatggcaggggggttggaactggatgatcttaagatcctttccaaccctaacaattctatggttctatgattctgagagTTATAAAGCAGGGATGTTTATTGCAACGACAGGTGTGAGGGGGATTGCTCTTCCTAACCGGCACACCGGGAGCTCAATAAGATGGATATTTATTATACACAAACATACAAATTCATTAGGTTCCCTAGAGTTTGTCTGGGATGTTATAATAAGTTTAGGTCCTTATTATCTTAAGTCTCCTCCCTTTTGGTGCTTGCTCACTATCCTCAGATGGTCGTGGTCAgaggtcttcaagatgaagcaTGAAGTTCTTCACAGTGAAGTGAGGGATATGTTTGGATGCTTTATGCAATTGTTCAGAATTTCTTAGATGGGTTTAAGTACCATTATTTATATGAGGAGGTTTCTGCATCAACATAACTTGTCCAGCTGATTTCTATGCTCTAATGTGTAGCAAAATGCTTAACAACAAATAGAATAGGATATAAATTAGTGAAATTATGGTAGAATGTAAAATTCAACTTTAAAGCCACAGCTGCTGTTGGTGACCATCCAACCAGGGTATCCCACCAGAACTGTTCTCATGCTCAGTGTGTGGACTTGCCAGTGACAGCTTAATGGTTTGACTCGATGTTCTCAAAGGGCCATTTTCAAATTAAGTGACTCTGTGATTGTAAGAGAAGAAGATTTTTAGCCTTAAATCTCTGAATCATCAGAGAAATGGCACTGCAGGAAGGCAGTTTGTGTCCCAGATGAGGGAAGGAACACCAGTGCTTGCTTCAGGCTGTTTCCCATGGTGTTTCCCTGGAGCCTCAGGCAGCCCTGGAAGGAGCCCAgtggggcagaggcagagccaccTTGGGCTGGTCCTCTGTTGCTGAGCTAGGACCCAGGGGAGACCTGCGAGACTCAGAGAGCTTAAATGCCCTTAGCAgtgagggatgctgaggaggaggaaaaacctTCTGGAGGAGTAACCTTCCCAGCCCTCTTTGTGGTAAGGCTCTGGGTGTAGGGCAATGAAGCTGCGGTTTCTCTGTGTAGATAAGGAGGAggatgtgctgcagagcagggcttccctctgcaccatggcagggacaggacaaggcaggTCCCTTGTGCCGggttgtgctggctgcaggctgtgaatgTGGGTGTGCAGCCAGGGGTGCCCAGCGCTGTCCTTGCGagcagggtccctgcagcccaggggctgtgtgcaggggcagggactctgctgcctgccagggtcAGCactcagcctgactgggagctCCCACGGTGCTGGGAGAGaaactggggtgggggggaaggaacAATTCCtgtcatgaaagaaaaagtgttcTTGTGCATGGAGAGGGTGCTGTGTGGGtcagggctgctcagagctccaCACCACTCTGAGGACATTTGCAGAGCATCTTCTGAAAGACACTGAGGCAGCATTTGCCTTAGTAGGAAGGATCCAGAGCTTTGATGTTTTCACTCTTGGTGGGCAGGttgggcagtgggagctgggaattcacttctgtgctttggaggAGGCACCGAAAGTCTTGTCAGGActtgtgtgagctgctcctgagcccctgcagaggcagagatgcccctgggcagagccctgctgccgggaggggtgtgcagggcagagctgagcacacagcccatgggatgggctctggcagcactgagagggagcagagctgggcacagagcagcagctcctggcagggacagctccaggcagcagagccatgggcagggagtggggggaaagtgcagcccaggcctggggaggctgcgttcaggcagctctcttggtgtctgccttccactgcaggtggctgctggacatgctctgctgggcaaGGAGCTGACTCTCTGTACAAAGAGCAGGGCAGCTGAGAACCAGATGGACTGTTTCTCTGATGGACCCGAATAGGCACTGACCCACAGACAGTTGAGCCTTTTTTGTCAAGCTGAGACTTTTCAGAGTTGCCTTTAAAAACATACTTAGGAATTGTATCCCTGAAAAAGTCACTTGTCAGCTGTGacactgtgaaaacaaacaaaccaaccaacctcaGAGACAATCATGACCAAGTCACTCTCAGTCGCTCCTCTGCAACATGAAAGTGTTCACAGTCATGAGTGTGTAAATTGCACTTCTGTATCTGACATCCCTCCTGTCCTAACCCATCACTGCCTGTTTCTCCCATGACAGTGCCCATgcccagaggcagcagatgtccaacggcagctccatcacccacttcctcctcctgccattcGCACACACgcgggagctgcagctctggcacttctggctcttcctgggcatctccctggctgtgctcctgGGCAACGGCCTcatcatcaccagcacagcctgcgaccagcacctccacacccccatgtacttcttcctgctcaacctctccctgctggacctgggctgcatcctcaCCACTGTCCCCAAATCCATGGCCAATTCCCTCTGGGACACCAGGGCCATCTCCTACACAGgatgtgctgcacagctctttttctttctcttcttcttttcaGCTGAGTTTTATCTCCTCACTGTCATGTCCTATGACCGCTATGTGGCCATCTGCAAGCCCCTGCACTATGGGAccctgctgggcagcagagcttgtgtccacatggcagcagctgcctgggccAGTGGCTTTCTCAATGCTCTGGTGAACACAGCCAATACATTTTCACTACCCCTCTGCAGAGGcaatgctgtggagcagttcttctgtgaaatcCCCCCGATCCTCAAGCTCTCCTGCTCACAATCCTACCTCAGGGAAGTTGGGCTTGTTGTGATTGATATCTGTGTAGTATTTGGCTGTTTTGTATTCATTGTGGGTTCCTATGTGCAGAtcttcagggctgtgctgaggatcCCCTCTGAGCAGGGACGCCACAAAGCCTTTTCCACGTGCCTCCCTCACCTGGCTGTAGTCTCCCTCTTTGTCAGCACTGCTACCTTTGCCTACCTGAAGcccccctccatctcctccccatcccaggatctggtgctgtcagtgctgtaCTCGGTGGTGCCTCCAGCAGTGAACCccctcatctacagcctgaggaaccaGGATCTCAAGGATGCTGTGAGAAAGCTGCTGACTCGATGTGTTTGATCAGCCACACActgcctgctttcctctgcAAAGGGCTCCAAGTGTAGGTCGTGACAGGGCACATCTGTCTTTGTTGctttccagctgttttcttttttccacttgtgaTGATGCTGTTTTCAAAGACATGTCATTTTTCATTCCCTGCTACTTACGTATCCATGCATCTTGTGTGACCCACAGCcttggtgtcaatggggtctcTCATTCCATTTAAGCACAATAAACCATCCTGCAGCAACTTCTTCTGTGATGTGTCGTTCCATGGCAGGaatgaaggggaatgaaagcagctttgtggctgctccagctctggcatggctgctctgtgcctggagcaggaagagctcttgGGGAGTTCAAGGGTCggagctgttgtgctggtgtgaggagatgggatggcatggggggggctgcagagctctcagggtgtcctgggcaggagagcaggggacacAGGGGTCCCTGCAGGGGACTGCCCTGCAAtggcccaggctggggctgcctggctgggagcagcccatgggaaaggtctgggtgggcaggagctggacaggaggcagctgtgccctggcagcaagggaggacagcagcatcgtgggctgtatgagcaggagcacggcaggagaacaagggaagggatgctctgggatactCCATCCAGGTTTCAGATCAGTTCAGGAATGCTGCTGGAAAGCACCAATGGGTTTAGCAATGGGACCTCAGGACatgcagggactggagcatggTGCCTGTGGGGAgaggctgggggagctgggctTGTCCAGGCCAGAAAACAGAAGGCCAATGGGGACCTGAGATCTCTGGACTTGTGGTTTTCTAGCTTGGAATCAAGCATTGAACTACTTGCTCTGATCCTGTCCCTGACAGGTTAGATTTGAGACCTCCTggggtctcttccaacctctGTTCTCTTATGATCCTACAATGACGGGCTTATGAAGGGCCACAAATATTCTTTGAGTGCTGGGGTACTCCTCCGCACATCTTCATAACTGAATgaatacaggctgagagagcttgaggtgttcagcctggagaagaggaggctccagGGAGACATCTTGGCAATCTGCACATGCTTAGACAgagcctacaggaaatctggagaggggcatTTTACATCATgtgcagtgacagggcaagagggaatggttttaacctgAAAAAGGGGATATTTAGCTTGGATGTTAAGAGGAattccttccctgtgagggtgctgaggctctggcacagggtgtccagaggaactgtggctgccccattcctgcctgtgctcaaggccaggttggatggtaCTCATTTTATCAGTGAAGCAGTGTTTTGTCCAGCTCTGATGTTCACAAGGGATGTCAGAGGAAAtccaacattattttaaatttcactaCTTATACTCATGACTGAGATGAGTCAGGGCTGCACAATAGAGGCTCAGCGTGGCCTTAACATATTTTGTCTGTGTTATTTAGTTACTAGTATAACACTGGTGAAGTTTTTTTTAGGGGTATGAAACATTCTATGTATGACTGACAATCAGAAGAGTACTGAAATAGCCGTAAGTTCTCAGCTCTTTCTACCttagtgcagagccaggacagctgcaGTGTCCATCAGTCCTTTCCCATTTGCCCTGTGCTCAAACCTGCACTGCCTGTAAGATGCCTTCACACACAAATGGATCTGAAGAACCCCCACAAACACGtgtcctgtgctgagagcagggcagcagggttCAGAGGGCAGATCAAGGAGCTCTCATGGGGAGAAGCAAAGGACtgtgcccagcagagcatgtccagcagccacctgcagtggaaggcagacaccaagagagctgcctgaacgcagcctccccaggcctgggctgcactttccccccactccctgcccatggctctgctgcctggagctgtccctgccaggagctgctgctctgtgcccagctctgctccctctcagtgctgccagagcccatcccatgggctgtgtgctcagctctgccctgcacacccctcccggcagcagggctctgcccaggggcatctctgcctctgcaggaacCTCACACCTGGCACTCCATGGATCCAGCAATGGGGAATGGAGAAACATGGTCACCCCTGAGGAAGCCTTGAGAGCTTCTGGACTCTTCAGTTGGTTCCTGGTGGCAATGAGCAGagtgcagggagctgagggaggCTGGAGGGAAGTCAGCAAGAAGCAAGGTGATGGTTCAGGGCTTTAACAAACCCTTACAAGCAGGACAGAGCCCAGCAATGGAGAGCAGTTGATGTCTGTAGGTGCAGGAGGAGTAGGTGTtcctgcagtgtggctgcaggccCTGGACACACCAGAGGCTGTCTGAGAAGTTTCCCTGATGGGAACATGCCTCAGTGTGGCACATGGGGAATGCCCAGAGCTGGGGGTGCCTGAACACTGCTCATCTGCCCCATGAGCCGACCTTCCTGTCTCCCTCTCCTGCACTGCCCAAACTCGCCTGGAATGCAAGATCCATCCCTGAGCCTGGAGGATGCAGGAACCTCCTGCAGTCAGGtgtctgctgcaggggaagtgCAAAGCTCCTGTGAGACACTGGTGAGTGCGGGCAGAGAGTGGGGTGTGCGCAGCAGAGAGGGGCTACAGGCaggaagctgtcccagatgaggtgCCCTGTCCCCACAGCATGGGATACCTTGCACCCAAGGACAACACCTTTCCTGTTGGCTCTTGCCAGCAAGTTCTCAATCCAGACCATTGGcttttcccactgctctgccaTGGTGCTCAGTTCTCTATCCTGATGGCATCCCCCATTCCTCTAGAAGCCTCCTTTAGATCAGCTTGATGAGGGATATTCATTCCACCTGATGAATTGACACTATAGTACCAGTGTAACACTACTTGAGATGTGTCTTCAGAGATGATGGAGGTTTTCTTGCtagcaggaagagaaggaaacctcTACAGAGTGCAGCCTGGAAGGTTCAGACTCCAggttaggaaagagaaatgtgtgtcaAAAGGTGGACTTGTGGTGCAAGAGGTGACCCAGAGGGAGTCTGGCTCAGCCCATGGCTTTGTGTTTCAAGGCACAGACAGCCATGGGTGcagagatgggactgaagggacagaaatgccaggggagagctggctgggaaagcAAGATGGGTGTCAGCAGCCTGAAGGGACAGAGGTGCAGGCATGGGCCAGTGCaggacagcctgcagcagagatgagggaGGATTCTGGCAAGGCTGAAAGGCCCCAGAGAACAAAAGGTCTCTGTCCCCTGCCCTATGGCACTTGCCTCTTTCATCAAGGCCTGGGAGGAGAAAtttcattctcagcatttcAGGCTCTACTTCtccaagggctgtgctcagggctTGGCCTTTCTGCTTCATCAAACACACCAAGGGTGTTCTCACCATCAGACACCTGCACTTTGCCTTTGTCTGCTGTAATCACAGCCTACAGGTACTTGCTTTAATGAGTCCCTGGGGAGGCTTTGTCAGGAGCAGCCCTCAGTGGGGCCCATTAATGCTGAAGGGACTTGGGGCTTTGTTtaagtaagcagtcttcctcatgtgggtaggggtcttgaggatgaagtaagcagtcttcctcgcAGTCTGCTTTTCACCGTTGGCCCAGTTGGACGCCCCAGTAATTACACACTCACTAAAACCAGCCAGATCTGTAATGATTCTAATAACTAACACAGATTTGAAACAgttgtgaccttcctgcaacaTTGATAGCAGGACAGGAGCATCCCAAGGGAGCAGATGGTTGGGAGGCTGTCTCTGAACTGACTGATAAgtacaaggatggtgtgaaataactccttcatgCTTAGTGgagtcactaaatcttgttatctcaccacagacttacaacacaaacattgttctttataactaaagatactttagaggaccagtgtgaaacagttcactcacatttagtggggccactcaATTCCACAGGCTatcaacataaacattgttctctttctacaacctaagttaagctcAAAAGTACTTTAATTCTCTTATTTTATAGGCATCAGCTTTTCGTTTATCAAGCATGcaacccccccctccccttttcttctttttaactttacagattcttctccTATATGACTCCGGtttgctcatcttatgtctttattgagctttgggtttgttactataaacttgtatggTTATATCCCCATAATCACAtctatgatttgcgaaagccaatacattgATGTGTTTATCACAGGGACTAAAGGGGGCCCATGGTCACATAGGGGGGCCCGTGGAGATATAGGGGGCacatggggatatagggggcACATGGTCACATGG is part of the Melopsittacus undulatus isolate bMelUnd1 unplaced genomic scaffold, bMelUnd1.mat.Z mat_scaffold_74_arrow_ctg1, whole genome shotgun sequence genome and encodes:
- the LOC101867603 gene encoding olfactory receptor 14C36-like; its protein translation is MSNGSSITHFLLLPFAHTRELQLWHFWLFLGISLAVLLGNGLIITSTACDQHLHTPMYFFLLNLSLLDLGCILTTVPKSMANSLWDTRAISYTGCAAQLFFFLFFFSAEFYLLTVMSYDRYVAICKPLHYGTLLGSRACVHMAAAAWASGFLNALVNTANTFSLPLCRGNAVEQFFCEIPPILKLSCSQSYLREVGLVVIDICVVFGCFVFIVGSYVQIFRAVLRIPSEQGRHKAFSTCLPHLAVVSLFVSTATFAYLKPPSISSPSQDLVLSVLYSVVPPAVNPLIYSLRNQDLKDAVRKLLTRCV